In Carassius auratus strain Wakin chromosome 39, ASM336829v1, whole genome shotgun sequence, a genomic segment contains:
- the LOC113058085 gene encoding tropomyosin-1, with product MRRFFRVDRDEDYGQIQYLTAKCIRLSQEKAVLQRELLVSGERQQVLQAEMEDLSVRVCQKEQLCVELSIKHEQLLERFQKQQEQADLLQQRLISVTEERWRDASLQSLQLEQVSCDLQQLQGSEKQLMGLVDELHQEAQLRAQQTEVLETQLHEETQKIQDLEMQLNSKSLELMELQMSHEALRQDLQDQRSAHQRTVEELRRENSESLGKLRETAEQFEWLCEQQRRWMSCVKRFKDCLSGEKESLELQVNRLQMELDTVRNNVHFHRSTESCSRRDVELQAEVDRWKTLYEDLLKLSTQQKAADGHLEPP from the exons ATGAGGAGGTTCTTCAGAGTGGACAGAGATGAGGATTACGGTCAGATTCAGTATCTCACAGCTAAATGCATCCGTCTGTCTCAGGAGAAAG cagtgCTCCAGCGAGAGCTGCTGGTGTCTGGTGAGCGTCAGCAGGTTCTTCAGGCAGAGATGGAGGATCTGTCGGTGCGTGTGTGTCAGAAGGAGCAGCTCTGTGTGGAGCTGAGCATCAAACATGAACAACTTCTGGAGCGGTTTCAGAAACAGCAG gaacAGGCCGATCTCCTGCAGCAGCGTTTGATCTCTGTGACAGAAGAGCGCTGGAGGGACGCCTCACTGCAGTCTCTTCAGCTGGAGCAGGTGAGCTGTGATTTACAGCAGCTGCAGGGCTCAGAAAAGCAGCTCATGGGCCTGGTGGACGAGCTGCACCAGGAGGCCCAGCTCAGAGCCCAGCAGACCGAGGTCTTGGAGACGCAGCTCCACGAGGAGACTCAGAAAATACAAGATCTAGAGATGCAGCTAAACAG CAAATCTCTCGAGCTGATGGAACTCCAGATGTCCCATGAAGCCCTGCGGCAGGATCTGCAGGATCAGCGCAGCGCCCACCAGAGGACAGTGGAGGAACTGCGGCGCGAGAACTCGGAGAGTCTCGGCAAACTCCGTGAAACAGCCGAACAGTTCGAGTGGCTCTGCGAGCAGCAGCGGAGATGGATGAGCTGCGTCAAGAG gtTTAAGGACTGTCTGTCAGGTGAGAAGGAGTCCCTGGAGCTGCAGGTGAACAGGTTACAGATGGAGTTGGATACTGTCAGGAATAATGTGCATTTCCATCGTTCCACAGAATCCTGCAGCAG GAGGGATGTTGAGCTCCAGGCTGAGGTGGACCGATGGAAAACACTGTATGAAGACCTGCTCAAGCTCAGCACACAGCAG AAGGCAGCCGATGGACACCTCGAACCCCCGTGA
- the leprotl1 gene encoding leptin receptor overlapping transcript-like 1, whose amino-acid sequence MAGIKALISLSFGGAVGLMFLMLGCALPVYNAYWPLFLLFFYILAPIPYCISRRVVDDTDSASNACKELALFLTTGIVVSAFGLPIIFARANVIAWGACGLVLTGNIVIFATILGFFLVFGSNDDFSWQQW is encoded by the exons ATGGCGGGAATCAAAG CTCTGATCAGTCTGTCGTTCGGAGGAGCGGTCGGGCTCATGTTCCTGATGCTGGGCTGTGCTCTTCCCGTCtataa tgcGTACTGGCCTCTGTTCCTGCTCTTCTTCTACATCCTGGCACCTATCCCATACTGCATCTCTCGCCGCGTGGTGGACGACACAGACTCGGCCAGCAACGCCTGTAAAGAGCTGGCCTTATTCCTGACCACAGGCATCGTGGTGTCCGCCTTCGGGCTGCCCATCATATTCGCCCGCGCCAATGTG ATCGCGTGGGGAGCCTGTGGTCTGGTTCTGACGGGAAACATCGTGATCTTCGCCACCATCCTGGGCTTCTTCCTGGTGTTCGGCTCTAATGATGACTTCAGCTGGCAGCAGTGGTGA